The genome window TTGATGCAGGATGGTTTCATACTAAGGTAAAATCTAATCTTGAACATGCTAAAAATAATAAAATATTTAATGGTGATTTAGAAGGCGATGTTCCTGTTTTTGGTTTAAGAGTTGGTTATCGTTTTAGTGAAAATCATAGACTTTATGGTGCTTATAATTACTCAAGTGAATTTAGTGATGTAATTAATACCACAAGATTAAAAATTGATGGAGAATTTACCACACATAAGTTTTTATTTGGTTATGATTTTACTCCAAAAATCTTTGAAAAAATAAGAGCAGTTTTAGGTGTATATGGTGGTTATGCAAGAACGGATATGACTTTAAAAACAAACTTTTTATCTTTATCTCAAGATTTTGATGGTTATACGTATGGGGCAAAAATCGGTGCCTTATATGAGTTAAATCAAGCAAATGAAATTGAGTTTGGTTTTAAAGCTGAACAAAGTCATTATAATACAAGAAATTTCAGCACTGCTAATTCATCAAACTTTTATGATCCTAAACAAACAAATTATGGTTTATATTTAGGATATACTTATAAATTTTAAGGAGAATA of Campylobacter lari contains these proteins:
- a CDS encoding outer membrane beta-barrel protein; the protein is MKVKILGLIASVALVSNLALADENSGLFLGIDAGWFHTKVKSNLEHAKNNKIFNGDLEGDVPVFGLRVGYRFSENHRLYGAYNYSSEFSDVINTTRLKIDGEFTTHKFLFGYDFTPKIFEKIRAVLGVYGGYARTDMTLKTNFLSLSQDFDGYTYGAKIGALYELNQANEIEFGFKAEQSHYNTRNFSTANSSNFYDPKQTNYGLYLGYTYKF